In Flavobacterium sp. CBA20B-1, one DNA window encodes the following:
- a CDS encoding DUF1015 domain-containing protein, with translation MADIIPFKAVRPAADKVSLVTTRPYDDYSAAELASWLDFNPFSFLHIVNLAFINQEKIDPIRRYKMVATKYQDFKRDGILIKDEKPAMYLYQIKTKKNNFVGILAGTSLQDYKENIIKKHENTLQYRVENLKDYFNETRFNTEPVLMMYPNCEELEQWIGEKMNQPALYDFSTTNRERHIIWKIDAEGDLDFIQQSFQKMPNLYIADGHHRSATSNLLLNEKGVDASDNMNYFMSYLICEKLIQINEYNRLVHDLNGMETAEFLSVLENDFKVEKVHEFWKPNKKYTFGMYLEGTFYSLALKELPENERIIDTLDAQILYKKILNPLLNIKDLRTDSRISYIPGNKNIIELVNKVDNGEFKIGFILYPSTISEIKTLADNDLTMPPKSTYIEPKLRNGLIIYEL, from the coding sequence ATGGCAGATATAATTCCTTTTAAAGCAGTTCGCCCGGCGGCAGATAAAGTTTCGTTGGTCACTACGCGTCCTTATGATGATTATTCGGCAGCCGAACTGGCTTCGTGGCTCGATTTTAATCCGTTTTCGTTTCTTCACATTGTTAACTTGGCGTTTATCAATCAAGAAAAGATCGATCCGATACGCCGTTATAAAATGGTTGCAACAAAGTATCAGGATTTTAAGCGAGACGGCATTTTAATTAAAGACGAAAAACCGGCAATGTATCTGTATCAAATCAAAACCAAAAAAAATAATTTTGTAGGTATTTTAGCAGGAACATCACTTCAAGATTATAAGGAAAACATCATTAAAAAACACGAAAATACGTTGCAATACCGCGTTGAAAATCTGAAAGATTATTTCAACGAAACCCGTTTCAATACCGAACCGGTTTTAATGATGTATCCAAATTGTGAAGAACTAGAGCAATGGATAGGCGAAAAAATGAATCAACCTGCCTTGTATGATTTTTCTACAACAAACCGTGAGCGACATATTATTTGGAAAATAGATGCGGAAGGTGACTTAGATTTTATTCAGCAAAGTTTCCAAAAAATGCCCAATTTGTATATTGCAGATGGTCATCATCGTTCGGCAACATCAAATTTATTGTTGAACGAAAAAGGGGTTGATGCAAGTGATAATATGAATTATTTTATGAGCTATTTAATTTGTGAAAAATTGATACAAATTAATGAATACAACCGCTTGGTTCATGATTTAAACGGTATGGAAACTGCCGAATTTTTATCTGTTTTGGAAAATGATTTTAAGGTTGAAAAAGTACATGAATTTTGGAAACCTAACAAAAAATATACGTTTGGAATGTATCTAGAAGGCACATTTTATTCGCTTGCATTAAAAGAACTTCCTGAAAACGAACGCATTATCGATACATTAGACGCTCAAATATTATACAAAAAAATATTAAACCCTTTGTTGAACATAAAAGATCTAAGAACCGATAGCAGAATTAGTTACATTCCAGGAAATAAAAATATCATTGAGTTGGTAAATAAGGTAGATAATGGGGAATTTAAAATTGGTTTTATTTTATATCCATCAACAATAAGCGAAATAAAAACTCTTGCAGATAACGATTTAACCATGCCGCCAAAAAGTACTTACATAGAACCAAAATTAAGAAATGGATTAATAATTTACGAATTGTAA
- a CDS encoding glycosyltransferase family 2 protein, which translates to MLSVLIPTFNFNTVSLVKEIYKQCVEAQITFEILVLDDASSLYLTENEEINRFTYCSYRVLNQNIGRSSIRNLLAQNAAFAYLLFLDADVLPVHQNFIESYVNEISNERHLVVGGICYEHAKPPKKEYLRWCYGHKRETKSAVDRQKNPYHHFSSANFLVQKKLFLSIQFNETIKNYGHEDTLFAFDFMKHAHQITHINNQVYHLGLESNEVFIEKSLISVESAWFLKKNGLIDDSFIKILAFYSKLQKFKVMNWLIYFVGKKAEPFIRKNLISTQPSLKLLDFYKLYHLIKLNRNA; encoded by the coding sequence ATGCTATCTGTACTCATACCTACTTTTAATTTCAATACGGTTTCGCTTGTTAAAGAAATTTATAAGCAGTGTGTGGAAGCGCAGATTACCTTTGAAATACTTGTTTTAGATGATGCTTCGTCTTTATATCTGACTGAAAATGAAGAAATAAACCGTTTTACTTATTGTTCGTATCGTGTTTTAAATCAAAATATTGGAAGAAGCAGCATTCGCAATTTATTGGCGCAAAATGCTGCTTTTGCTTATTTACTTTTTCTTGATGCCGATGTGTTGCCGGTGCATCAAAATTTTATTGAATCCTATGTAAATGAGATTTCAAACGAGAGGCATCTTGTGGTTGGTGGCATTTGTTACGAACACGCAAAACCTCCTAAAAAGGAATATTTGCGTTGGTGTTACGGTCATAAAAGAGAAACAAAAAGTGCTGTAGATCGACAGAAAAATCCATACCACCATTTTTCTTCAGCCAATTTTTTAGTGCAAAAAAAACTGTTTTTAAGTATCCAATTTAATGAAACTATTAAAAATTATGGGCACGAAGACACGCTTTTTGCTTTTGATTTTATGAAACATGCGCACCAAATTACCCACATTAACAATCAAGTTTATCATTTAGGCTTAGAAAGCAACGAAGTTTTCATTGAAAAGAGTTTAATTAGTGTAGAAAGTGCATGGTTTTTAAAAAAAAATGGATTAATTGATGATTCGTTCATAAAAATATTGGCATTTTACAGCAAATTGCAAAAGTTTAAAGTAATGAATTGGTTGATTTATTTTGTAGGAAAAAAAGCCGAGCCGTTTATCCGTAAAAATTTGATAAGCACGCAACCGTCATTAAAATTACTCGATTTTTATAAATTGTATCATTTGATAAAACTAAATCGAAATGCCTAG
- a CDS encoding glycosyltransferase family 2 protein: MPRFSIIIPLYNKEKYIQNTLKSVLNQTFQDFEIIIVNDGSTDQSVALVNEINDARIQLIHQENQGVSVARNIGMENAHANYICFLDADDFWYPHFLQTFNDLIEKYSDYEVFSAAFEVETKWNTFASLYSIDASKTDLVVNFFDASKKECVIWTSCAVFKKSVFEHVGNFDTTIKIAQDTDLWIRIGMHYPIVFTWNILAIYKHDAESLSKKTEDLTYRLNFKKFEEAEKSNQKLKAYLDLNRYFAALHSKLNGNYQNYKSLVQQIQLRNLPLRKRMLLKTPAFILQKLVKLQQLLVKWGISKSILK; this comes from the coding sequence ATGCCTAGATTTTCCATCATCATTCCGTTGTACAATAAAGAAAAGTATATTCAAAACACTTTAAAAAGCGTTTTGAATCAAACCTTTCAAGATTTTGAAATCATTATTGTAAACGATGGTTCCACAGACCAAAGTGTTGCATTGGTGAATGAAATAAACGACGCGCGCATTCAACTTATTCACCAAGAAAATCAAGGTGTTTCGGTAGCTAGAAATATCGGTATGGAAAATGCACATGCCAATTATATTTGTTTTTTGGATGCAGATGATTTTTGGTATCCGCATTTTTTGCAAACTTTTAATGATTTAATTGAAAAATACAGCGATTACGAAGTTTTTTCGGCCGCTTTTGAGGTAGAAACCAAGTGGAACACGTTTGCTTCGCTTTATTCAATTGATGCTTCTAAAACAGATTTGGTGGTAAATTTCTTCGATGCCAGTAAAAAAGAATGTGTAATTTGGACCTCTTGTGCCGTGTTTAAAAAATCGGTTTTTGAACACGTAGGAAATTTTGACACCACTATAAAAATTGCACAAGATACCGATTTGTGGATTCGGATTGGTATGCACTACCCTATTGTTTTTACATGGAATATTTTGGCTATTTATAAGCACGATGCAGAAAGTTTATCAAAAAAAACAGAAGATTTAACCTATCGATTGAATTTTAAAAAGTTTGAAGAAGCAGAGAAAAGCAATCAAAAATTAAAAGCCTATCTTGATTTGAACCGTTATTTTGCTGCACTTCACAGCAAATTGAACGGAAACTACCAAAATTACAAATCGTTGGTTCAACAAATTCAATTGCGAAATTTACCCTTGCGAAAGCGTATGCTGTTAAAAACACCGGCATTTATTCTACAAAAACTGGTGAAATTGCAACAATTATTAGTAAAATGGGGCATTAGTAAGTCGATTTTAAAATAA
- a CDS encoding GxxExxY protein, with protein MIENELSNKVIGFAIEVHKALGPGLLESAYKECLFYKIKQEGIRVEKEKAMPLVFENVRLECGYRMDLLVENKFVIEIKSVDALNDVHLAQTLTYMKLGNFKLGLLINFNVVLLKHGLKRVINGSL; from the coding sequence ATGATTGAAAATGAATTATCTAATAAAGTTATTGGTTTTGCCATTGAAGTTCATAAAGCCTTAGGTCCTGGATTGTTAGAAAGCGCCTACAAAGAGTGTTTATTCTATAAAATAAAACAAGAAGGTATAAGGGTTGAAAAAGAAAAAGCAATGCCTTTAGTTTTTGAAAATGTGCGTCTTGAATGCGGGTATAGAATGGATTTATTGGTTGAAAATAAATTTGTTATTGAAATTAAAAGTGTTGATGCACTAAACGATGTACATTTAGCACAAACACTAACTTATATGAAATTAGGAAATTTCAAACTTGGATTATTAATAAACTTTAATGTTGTATTATTAAAGCATGGTTTAAAAAGAGTAATAAACGGCTCTTTGTAA
- a CDS encoding glycosyltransferase, protein MNTLKTLIIVTDLTLGGIQNYVRASANLLKEMNHKVFIIAINEAYKFKDIETISLNNYSSYKKPLFISQFIKENAIDVVMDHRTKSNILKQKVYDFLLRKTPKIQFIHSAHFDFYFYRWKVLNQFAYKHTTAFVSVSKYIDQLVSKEVTAKHQVLYHYFDDLAVHQNQDKKDILFVGRFENDIKDLTFLLEAYHLSELHVQNVQFHFVGSGKDAALIKQFAANHNLEQKIVVHVATNDIAPFYQNAKVVVLASHFEGFPLVLMEALHHATPVITTPFNNSVYELVKHQQNGLIVEKQLDIFAESLQKMFHNEELYNELLKNTQFFNEKFSKENAIKQWDMLLRDLF, encoded by the coding sequence TTGAACACATTAAAAACCTTAATCATTGTAACAGATTTAACGCTGGGCGGCATTCAAAACTATGTGCGTGCTTCTGCAAATTTGTTAAAAGAAATGAATCATAAGGTTTTCATTATTGCGATTAATGAAGCATACAAGTTTAAAGATATTGAAACGATTAGTTTAAATAATTATTCTTCTTATAAAAAACCTTTGTTTATAAGCCAATTTATCAAAGAAAACGCAATTGATGTGGTTATGGATCATCGTACAAAATCAAACATTTTAAAGCAAAAAGTGTATGATTTTTTATTGCGAAAAACTCCAAAAATACAGTTTATCCACAGTGCACATTTTGATTTTTATTTTTATAGATGGAAGGTGTTGAACCAATTTGCTTATAAGCATACAACTGCTTTTGTGAGCGTTTCAAAATATATTGATCAATTGGTTTCAAAAGAAGTTACAGCTAAGCATCAAGTATTGTATCATTATTTTGATGATTTGGCGGTTCATCAAAACCAAGATAAAAAAGACATCCTTTTTGTAGGTAGGTTTGAAAATGATATAAAAGACCTTACTTTTTTGTTAGAAGCTTATCATTTATCGGAATTGCATGTACAAAACGTACAGTTTCACTTTGTGGGCAGTGGTAAAGATGCCGCACTAATCAAGCAGTTTGCAGCAAATCATAACTTAGAACAAAAAATTGTGGTACATGTAGCCACCAACGATATTGCTCCTTTTTATCAAAATGCAAAAGTAGTGGTTTTGGCAAGTCATTTTGAAGGTTTTCCGCTGGTTTTAATGGAAGCCTTGCACCATGCAACGCCTGTAATTACTACACCATTCAACAATTCTGTTTATGAATTAGTGAAGCATCAGCAAAACGGATTGATTGTGGAAAAACAGCTTGATATTTTCGCAGAATCGCTTCAAAAAATGTTTCACAACGAAGAACTCTACAATGAATTATTGAAGAATACCCAGTTCTTTAATGAAAAATTTTCTAAAGAAAATGCCATAAAGCAGTGGGATATGTTACTAAGAGATTTATTTTAA
- the miaA gene encoding tRNA (adenosine(37)-N6)-dimethylallyltransferase MiaA has translation MEQLKSTTNYLIVIIGATAIGKTALSIKLANHFNCAIVSCDSRQFFKEMTIGTAVPTKEELAQAPHYFIQNKSITEDYNVGDYEKEALALLDELFIQNHIQIVVGGSGLYVDAILKGFDDFPEVSNEIKAEIDQNYNTHGFEYLQKTLQQLDPDYFHFLNENNPQTLQNQQRMKRFIGVSIAAQAPYSSFLNQPKKARNFVPIVIGLEAPREIMYQRINQRVDAMMQNGLLHEVAGLKEYQQLNALQTVGYRELFDYLDEKISLNDAIEEIKKNTRRFAKRQLTWFKRNEDAKWFSYQESVQHIIKHIHAITQ, from the coding sequence ATGGAGCAGTTAAAATCAACAACTAACTACTTAATTGTAATCATTGGTGCCACTGCAATTGGCAAAACCGCGTTATCCATAAAACTGGCAAATCATTTTAATTGTGCTATTGTATCGTGTGATAGCCGACAGTTTTTTAAAGAAATGACCATTGGTACTGCCGTTCCTACCAAAGAAGAATTAGCACAAGCACCGCACTATTTCATTCAAAATAAATCAATTACCGAAGATTACAATGTGGGCGATTACGAAAAAGAAGCTTTGGCATTGTTAGATGAATTATTCATCCAAAACCATATACAAATTGTGGTGGGAGGTTCTGGTTTGTATGTCGATGCCATATTAAAAGGATTTGATGATTTTCCGGAAGTTTCCAATGAAATAAAAGCCGAAATCGACCAAAATTACAATACGCATGGTTTTGAATATTTACAGAAAACCTTGCAGCAATTAGATCCCGATTATTTCCATTTTTTAAACGAAAACAATCCGCAAACGTTGCAAAACCAACAGCGCATGAAACGTTTTATCGGGGTATCAATCGCAGCACAAGCACCTTACTCTTCGTTTTTAAATCAACCTAAAAAAGCAAGAAATTTTGTTCCTATTGTGATTGGTTTAGAAGCCCCGCGAGAAATAATGTACCAACGTATCAACCAACGCGTTGATGCAATGATGCAAAATGGGTTGCTACACGAAGTGGCTGGTTTAAAGGAATACCAACAATTAAACGCTTTGCAAACGGTTGGTTATCGGGAATTATTTGATTATCTTGATGAAAAAATTTCTTTGAATGATGCAATTGAAGAAATTAAGAAAAATACCCGCCGATTTGCCAAAAGACAACTAACTTGGTTTAAACGAAACGAAGATGCAAAATGGTTTTCGTATCAAGAATCTGTGCAACATATTATAAAACACATACATGCAATTACCCAATAA
- a CDS encoding exonuclease domain-containing protein — translation MYAIIDIETTGGQFNKEGITEIAIYKFDGVEIIDQFISLVNPEIPIQPFVVKLTGINNAMLRQAPKFFEVAKRIIEITEGCIIVAHNASFDYRVLKLEFDRLGYNFQKPTLCTVEMSKILLPDAQAYSLGKLVRSLGIPIADRHRASGDAMATLKLFKLLLDKDLDKQIVKQQIKNEQHQGISPKLFDILQNIPSTVGIFYVHNDKGNIIYIGKSNNIRKKLNQIFTADSKIAKRIQKEVYTVTFEETGNELIALLKEREELLHNKPVLNITQRKSPYLWAVYQEKLDSGYETLKIQKSNGRKKAIQSFKTQKNAVQFINDLYQENEIVEQVQNALSASEQINYPTDMHNTLFNDLLSKNELLWNKKIIILKGRTINEKSVVVIENGIFKGYCFFDLNYQVLNTDVLQKKLIQLVYTKDVLNIIKHYLYTKKDYKLLSF, via the coding sequence ATGTACGCAATTATAGATATAGAAACCACCGGCGGACAATTTAATAAAGAGGGCATTACCGAAATTGCCATTTATAAGTTTGACGGTGTTGAAATTATAGATCAGTTCATAAGCCTGGTTAACCCCGAGATTCCCATTCAGCCGTTTGTTGTGAAACTTACCGGTATAAATAATGCCATGTTGCGCCAGGCACCAAAGTTTTTTGAGGTTGCCAAACGCATCATTGAGATAACCGAAGGTTGTATCATTGTGGCACACAACGCATCTTTTGATTATCGGGTTCTAAAATTAGAATTTGATCGATTGGGCTATAATTTTCAGAAACCTACGTTGTGTACCGTAGAAATGTCAAAAATTTTGTTGCCCGATGCACAAGCGTATAGCTTGGGTAAATTGGTTCGCTCGTTGGGAATTCCTATTGCTGATCGTCACAGAGCAAGCGGTGATGCAATGGCTACGTTGAAATTGTTCAAGTTATTGCTTGATAAAGATTTGGACAAACAAATTGTGAAACAACAAATTAAAAACGAGCAACATCAAGGTATTTCACCAAAATTGTTCGATATTTTACAAAATATTCCTTCCACTGTAGGTATTTTTTATGTGCACAACGATAAAGGAAATATTATTTATATCGGCAAAAGCAACAATATCCGTAAAAAGCTCAATCAAATTTTTACTGCCGATTCTAAAATTGCCAAACGCATTCAAAAAGAAGTTTACACCGTTACATTTGAAGAAACAGGCAACGAATTAATCGCTTTACTGAAAGAACGGGAAGAGCTGTTGCACAACAAACCGGTATTAAATATCACACAACGAAAATCGCCTTATTTGTGGGCAGTGTATCAAGAAAAATTAGACAGTGGTTACGAAACATTGAAAATTCAAAAATCAAACGGTCGTAAGAAAGCCATACAATCGTTCAAAACCCAAAAAAATGCCGTACAATTTATCAACGATTTGTATCAAGAAAACGAAATTGTAGAACAGGTTCAAAACGCCCTTTCAGCTTCCGAACAAATCAACTATCCCACTGATATGCACAATACGCTATTTAACGATTTATTGAGTAAAAATGAATTGCTGTGGAATAAAAAAATCATTATTTTAAAAGGAAGAACTATAAACGAAAAAAGTGTAGTGGTTATTGAGAATGGTATTTTTAAAGGCTATTGTTTTTTTGATTTAAATTATCAAGTATTGAATACCGATGTGTTGCAAAAAAAATTAATTCAACTGGTTTACACCAAAGATGTCTTAAACATTATAAAACATTATCTTTACACAAAAAAAGATTATAAACTGCTATCGTTCTAG
- a CDS encoding YggS family pyridoxal phosphate-dependent enzyme has product MNIAENLQNIKDTLPEHVHLVAVSKTKPVADLMEAYNAGQRIFGENKIQEMTEKWQQMPKDIQWHMIGHVQTNKVKYMAPYVSLIHGVDSLKLLKEINKQAKKWRRTIHCLLQVYIATEESKFGLAHDELLQLIHSEEFKSLEHIKVIGLMGMASFTENQDKIRSEFQSLKDIFDYLQPYQLPNCHFQQLSMGMSGDYEIAIECGSTIVRIGSSIFGER; this is encoded by the coding sequence ATGAATATAGCTGAAAACTTACAAAATATAAAAGATACTTTACCAGAACATGTTCATTTGGTAGCTGTTTCAAAAACAAAACCTGTTGCCGATTTGATGGAAGCCTATAATGCAGGTCAGCGGATTTTTGGCGAAAACAAAATTCAGGAAATGACCGAAAAATGGCAACAAATGCCAAAAGACATCCAATGGCACATGATTGGCCACGTGCAAACCAACAAGGTAAAATACATGGCACCTTACGTAAGCTTAATTCACGGCGTGGACAGTTTAAAACTGTTGAAAGAGATCAACAAACAAGCAAAAAAATGGCGAAGAACCATCCACTGTTTATTACAAGTATATATAGCCACCGAAGAATCAAAATTTGGTTTGGCACACGATGAATTGTTGCAATTGATTCATTCAGAAGAATTTAAATCGTTAGAACACATCAAAGTAATCGGTTTAATGGGAATGGCATCTTTTACAGAAAATCAGGATAAAATTCGTTCAGAATTTCAATCATTAAAAGATATTTTCGATTATTTACAACCTTACCAATTACCCAATTGTCATTTCCAGCAACTTTCTATGGGAATGAGCGGCGACTATGAGATTGCTATTGAATGCGGAAGTACGATTGTTCGCATTGGAAGCAGTATTTTTGGGGAAAGATAA
- a CDS encoding acyl-ACP thioesterase domain-containing protein: MQLPNKFSSIFKGTCHVTIDKCSVNSKIRFTDLMNILQALAGKHSDLGGMSYFDMQKNHQAWVLSSMRIEVENLPQWHETIEMETWIETLAGIKSIRDFEVFLNEKKIIGINSLWVCVNTEKTQTRSHFN, encoded by the coding sequence ATGCAATTACCCAATAAATTTTCATCGATTTTCAAAGGAACTTGTCACGTTACCATTGATAAATGCTCGGTAAATTCCAAAATCAGGTTTACCGATTTAATGAACATTTTGCAAGCACTTGCTGGCAAACATTCCGATTTGGGCGGCATGAGTTATTTTGATATGCAGAAAAACCATCAAGCGTGGGTGCTGAGCAGTATGCGTATCGAAGTGGAAAATTTACCACAATGGCACGAAACAATTGAAATGGAAACTTGGATTGAAACATTAGCCGGTATCAAATCGATCCGCGATTTTGAAGTGTTTCTTAACGAAAAAAAAATTATAGGTATCAACAGTTTGTGGGTGTGTGTGAATACCGAAAAAACGCAGACCCGAAGCCATTTTAATTGA
- a CDS encoding four helix bundle protein, producing the protein MEIKSVFENKIFNFEDRLVRFAGECIFFTRNLDKSYENEYYKNQLIRSSGSAALNFGEAQGTNTGKDFIFKVSLSVKELKESRNSLKILNYIQEGDKNVRNLLLNEVEELIAIASKMIINKK; encoded by the coding sequence ATGGAAATAAAAAGCGTTTTTGAAAATAAAATTTTCAACTTTGAAGATCGTTTGGTTCGATTTGCTGGGGAATGTATTTTTTTTACTCGAAATTTAGATAAAAGTTACGAGAACGAGTATTATAAAAATCAATTAATCCGTTCATCTGGAAGTGCTGCTTTAAATTTTGGTGAAGCCCAAGGAACAAATACTGGCAAAGATTTTATTTTTAAGGTTAGTTTATCTGTAAAAGAATTAAAAGAATCTAGAAATTCTTTAAAAATTTTAAATTATATACAAGAAGGCGATAAAAATGTTCGAAATTTGCTTTTAAACGAAGTTGAAGAGTTAATAGCAATTGCTTCGAAAATGATAATTAATAAAAAATAG
- a CDS encoding ion transporter, whose translation MKQVKSKYEILRQKIYIIIYGTSTLAGKTFDLLLLVIILLSVVLIMMASIIRYDELYHDFFVISEWIITIFFSIEYILRIISNKKPLNYIFSFYGFVDLISLLPMYLSFFIPGSEALTVIRSLRLLRLFAILDLIPFLNQSSHIKESLRASMSKIIVFVYFIFVMSIILGTIMYIVEGRHNGFTNIPNSIYWCIVTMTTVGYGDIAPITPVGKAIASFIMIMGYGIIAVPTGIVTAELAKNRKGKKDQKNCPRCKMYIYNEYANFCYNCGEKFIDGAVKINN comes from the coding sequence ATGAAACAAGTAAAAAGCAAATACGAAATTCTTCGTCAGAAAATCTACATTATTATCTATGGCACAAGCACATTAGCAGGAAAAACATTTGATTTATTGCTGTTGGTGATCATTTTGCTTAGTGTGGTATTGATTATGATGGCAAGTATCATTAGATATGATGAGCTTTACCACGATTTTTTTGTAATAAGTGAATGGATCATCACCATATTTTTTTCTATCGAATACATATTGCGCATCATTAGTAACAAAAAACCACTCAATTACATTTTTAGTTTCTATGGATTTGTTGACTTAATATCACTTTTGCCCATGTATTTAAGTTTTTTTATACCCGGATCCGAAGCGCTAACTGTAATTCGCTCGTTAAGATTACTGCGATTGTTTGCAATTTTAGATTTAATTCCATTCTTAAATCAATCTTCGCATATTAAAGAATCGTTGCGTGCCAGCATGAGTAAAATCATTGTTTTTGTGTATTTTATTTTTGTTATGTCTATAATTTTAGGAACAATAATGTACATTGTAGAAGGCCGCCACAATGGTTTTACCAATATTCCAAACAGCATTTATTGGTGTATTGTAACCATGACAACGGTTGGCTATGGCGATATTGCCCCTATCACGCCTGTTGGTAAAGCAATTGCATCGTTCATCATGATTATGGGTTATGGAATCATTGCAGTGCCAACTGGAATTGTAACCGCTGAATTGGCAAAAAATAGAAAAGGTAAAAAAGATCAGAAAAATTGTCCGCGTTGCAAAATGTATATTTATAACGAATATGCTAATTTTTGCTACAATTGCGGCGAAAAATTTATAGATGGAGCAGTTAAAATCAACAACTAA
- a CDS encoding cell division ATP-binding protein FtsE, translating into MSTSILKLQNAAIFQEEEPILTDVNIDIQKGEFIYLIGKTGSGKSSLMKTLYADLHLKQGEGVIVDYDLRSLKQSDIPFLRRKLGIVFQDFKLLPDRNVHQNLLFVLKATGWTNENDMNARIEDVLDRVGMLQHLKKMPHQISGGEQQRVAIARALLNDPELILADEPTGNLDPQTSVEVMEVLQKINENGRTILMATHDYALLLKYPAKTLKCDEGKVFEVVQKTI; encoded by the coding sequence ATGTCAACATCTATATTAAAACTACAAAACGCAGCCATTTTTCAAGAAGAAGAACCTATTTTAACCGATGTGAATATCGATATTCAAAAAGGCGAATTTATTTACCTGATTGGTAAAACAGGTTCGGGAAAAAGTAGTTTAATGAAAACCCTTTATGCCGATTTACACTTGAAACAAGGAGAAGGTGTGATTGTTGATTACGATTTGCGTTCATTAAAACAAAGCGATATTCCTTTTTTAAGACGCAAATTGGGTATTGTTTTCCAAGATTTTAAATTGTTGCCAGACCGCAATGTGCACCAAAACCTTTTGTTTGTGTTGAAAGCAACCGGCTGGACTAATGAAAATGATATGAATGCACGAATCGAAGATGTTTTAGACCGTGTGGGAATGTTGCAACATTTAAAAAAGATGCCGCATCAAATTTCGGGTGGCGAGCAGCAACGTGTGGCAATTGCGCGTGCACTTCTAAATGACCCTGAATTGATTTTAGCCGATGAACCAACAGGAAATTTAGACCCGCAAACAAGTGTGGAAGTAATGGAAGTACTGCAAAAAATTAATGAAAACGGTAGAACTATTTTAATGGCTACGCACGATTATGCATTGCTGTTAAAATATCCGGCAAAAACATTAAAATGCGACGAAGGTAAAGTTTTCGAGGTTGTTCAAAAAACCATTTAA